In one Cronobacter dublinensis subsp. dublinensis LMG 23823 genomic region, the following are encoded:
- the cheY gene encoding chemotaxis response regulator CheY, with protein MADKDLKFLVVDDFSTMRRIVRNLLKELGFNNVEEAEDGVDALNKLQTGGFGFVISDWNMPNMDGLELLKTIRADGAMAAMPVLMVTAEAKKENIIAAAQAGASGYVVKPFTAATLEEKLSKIFEKLGM; from the coding sequence ATGGCGGATAAAGATCTTAAGTTTCTGGTCGTGGATGACTTCTCCACCATGCGCCGCATTGTACGTAACCTGCTCAAAGAGCTGGGTTTTAACAACGTAGAAGAAGCGGAAGATGGTGTGGATGCTCTCAACAAACTCCAGACTGGCGGTTTCGGTTTTGTTATTTCCGACTGGAACATGCCTAACATGGACGGCCTTGAGCTGCTCAAAACCATCCGCGCCGACGGCGCAATGGCCGCTATGCCGGTGCTGATGGTGACGGCGGAAGCCAAGAAAGAGAACATCATCGCGGCAGCGCAGGCAGGCGCCAGCGGCTACGTGGTGAAACCGTTCACGGCGGCGACGCTTGAAGAAAAACTGAGCAAGATTTTCGAAAAACTCGGCATGTGA
- the flhA gene encoding flagellar biosynthesis protein FlhA, translated as MANLVAMLRLPGNLKSTQWQILAGPVIILMILSMMVLPLPAFILDLLFTFNIALSIMVLLVAMFTQRTLEFAAFPTILLFTTLLRLALNIASTRIILMDGHTGAAAAGKVVEAFGHFLVGGNFAIGIVVFIILVIINFMVITKGAGRIAEVGARFVLDGMPGKQMAIDADLNAGLIGEEEAKKRRTEVTQEADFYGSMDGASKFVRGDAVAGLLIMAINIIGGLLVGVVQHGMPVGHAAESYTLLTIGDGLVAQIPALVISTAAGVIVTRVATDQDVGEQMVGQLFNNPRVMVLSAAVLGLLGMVPGMPNFVFLLFTAALLGLAWWMRGREQQAPAAPAPVVQPDNPQAVEATWNDVQLEDSLGMEVGYRLIPMVDMQQDGELLGRIRSIRKKFAQDLGFLPPVVHIRDNMDLPPARYRILMKGVEIGSGEAYPGRWLAINPGTAAGSLPGEPTIDPAFGLAAIWIESALKEQAQIQGFTVVEASTVVATHLNHLIAQYSAELFGRQEAQQLLDRVSKELPKLTEDLVPGVVTLTTLHKVLQNLLSEKVPIRDMRTILETLAEHAPIQSDPHELTSVVRVALGRAITQQWFPGNDEVQVIGLDTALERLLLQALQGGGGLEPGLADRLLEQAQEALSRQEMLGAPPVLLVNHALRPLLARFLRRNLPQLVVLSNLELSDNRNIRMTSSIGGK; from the coding sequence ATGGCTAATCTGGTGGCAATGCTGCGCCTGCCTGGCAATTTGAAATCGACCCAATGGCAGATCCTCGCCGGGCCGGTTATCATCCTGATGATCCTGTCGATGATGGTTCTGCCATTGCCGGCTTTCATCCTGGATTTGCTATTCACCTTTAACATCGCGCTTTCCATCATGGTGCTGCTGGTGGCGATGTTCACCCAGCGCACGCTGGAGTTCGCGGCGTTCCCGACCATTCTGCTGTTTACCACGCTGTTGCGCCTGGCGCTGAACATCGCGTCCACGCGTATCATTCTGATGGACGGGCACACTGGCGCGGCGGCGGCGGGTAAAGTGGTGGAAGCGTTCGGCCACTTCCTGGTGGGCGGCAACTTCGCCATCGGTATCGTGGTGTTCATCATCCTCGTTATCATCAACTTCATGGTTATCACCAAAGGTGCCGGGCGTATCGCGGAAGTCGGCGCGCGCTTTGTGCTCGACGGGATGCCAGGCAAACAGATGGCTATCGACGCCGACCTCAACGCCGGGCTTATCGGCGAAGAAGAGGCGAAAAAACGCCGTACCGAAGTCACCCAGGAAGCGGACTTTTACGGTTCGATGGACGGTGCGAGTAAGTTCGTGCGTGGTGACGCCGTCGCCGGTCTGCTTATCATGGCGATCAACATTATCGGCGGTCTGCTGGTGGGTGTTGTGCAGCATGGCATGCCGGTAGGGCACGCGGCGGAGAGCTATACGCTGCTGACCATCGGTGACGGTCTGGTTGCCCAGATCCCGGCGCTGGTGATTTCGACCGCGGCGGGCGTTATCGTGACCCGCGTCGCCACCGATCAGGACGTTGGCGAGCAGATGGTCGGCCAGCTGTTCAACAACCCGCGCGTGATGGTGCTGAGCGCCGCCGTTCTCGGCCTGCTCGGCATGGTGCCGGGGATGCCTAACTTTGTGTTCCTGCTGTTTACCGCCGCGCTGCTGGGCCTCGCCTGGTGGATGCGTGGCCGCGAGCAACAGGCGCCTGCCGCGCCTGCGCCGGTCGTTCAGCCGGATAATCCGCAGGCGGTGGAAGCGACCTGGAACGACGTTCAGCTTGAAGATTCGCTGGGGATGGAAGTGGGCTACCGCCTGATCCCGATGGTGGATATGCAACAGGACGGCGAACTGCTGGGCCGTATCCGCAGTATCCGTAAGAAATTCGCGCAGGATCTTGGCTTCCTGCCGCCGGTGGTGCATATCCGCGACAATATGGATCTGCCGCCGGCCCGCTATCGCATTCTGATGAAGGGCGTGGAGATCGGCAGCGGTGAGGCCTATCCGGGCCGCTGGCTGGCGATTAACCCCGGTACCGCCGCAGGCTCTCTGCCGGGCGAGCCGACTATCGATCCGGCGTTCGGTCTGGCCGCTATCTGGATTGAAAGCGCGCTGAAAGAGCAGGCGCAAATTCAGGGCTTTACGGTGGTTGAAGCGAGCACCGTGGTCGCGACCCATCTTAACCACCTGATTGCGCAATATTCCGCCGAACTGTTTGGTCGTCAGGAGGCGCAGCAGCTGCTTGATCGCGTCAGCAAAGAGCTGCCGAAACTGACTGAAGATCTGGTGCCGGGCGTCGTGACGCTCACCACGCTGCATAAAGTGCTGCAAAACCTGCTCTCTGAGAAAGTGCCTATTCGCGATATGCGTACCATTCTGGAGACGCTGGCGGAACATGCGCCTATTCAGAGCGACCCGCACGAGCTCACCTCGGTGGTGCGCGTGGCGCTGGGGCGCGCTATTACCCAGCAGTGGTTCCCGGGTAATGATGAAGTGCAGGTTATTGGGCTTGATACCGCGCTGGAGCGTCTGCTGCTGCAGGCCCTGCAGGGCGGCGGCGGTCTGGAGCCGGGTCTTGCCGACCGTCTTCTTGAGCAGGCGCAGGAGGCGCTGTCGCGTCAGGAGATGCTGGGCGCGCCGCCGGTGCTGCTGGTTAACCATGCGCTGCGTCCGCTGCTGGCGCGCTTCCTGCGCCGCAATCTGCCGCAGCTGGTGGTGCTTTCGAACCTTGAGCTGTCTGACAACCGCAACATCCGTATGACGTCGAGCATCGGAGGTAAATAA
- the flhE gene encoding flagellar protein FlhE: protein MRAFWLTTLLMASSLANAAGEGAWQASAMGPVISQRGMAASSPVLAADPSAWGVMTVVSWRYELIGPTPAGMVARLCSQTRCVQVDDEAGTTRAFTNVAATEPLHFIFEVPGGGRLFPALQVRSSQVIVNYR, encoded by the coding sequence ATGCGCGCGTTCTGGCTGACAACGCTGCTGATGGCTTCTTCTCTGGCGAACGCCGCCGGAGAGGGCGCCTGGCAGGCAAGCGCGATGGGCCCGGTAATAAGCCAGCGCGGAATGGCGGCTTCGTCGCCGGTGCTGGCCGCCGATCCTTCGGCCTGGGGCGTGATGACGGTGGTGTCGTGGCGCTATGAGCTGATTGGCCCGACGCCCGCTGGCATGGTGGCGCGTCTGTGCTCGCAAACCCGCTGCGTGCAGGTGGATGACGAGGCTGGCACCACGCGCGCGTTTACTAATGTGGCGGCAACCGAGCCGCTGCATTTTATCTTTGAAGTCCCCGGCGGCGGCAGGCTGTTCCCGGCACTCCAGGTGCGCAGCAGCCAGGTCATCGTTAACTACCGCTAA
- a CDS encoding protein-glutamate methylesterase/protein-glutamine glutaminase, with protein MSKIRVLSVDDSALMRQIMTEIINSHSDMEMVATAPDPLVARDLIKQFNPDVLTLDVEMPRMDGLDFLEKLMRLRPMPVVMVSSLTGKGSEVTLRALELGAVDFVTKPQLGIREGMLAYSELIADKVRTASRARISARLPDVVPKTLKAGPLLSSEKLIAIGASTGGTEAIRHVLQPLPLSSPAVLITQHMPPGFTRSFAERLNKLCQISVKEAEDGERVLPGHAYIAPGDKHMELARSGANYQIKIHDGPPVNRHRPAVDVLFHSVAKHAGRNAVGVILTGMGNDGAVGMLAMHQAGAWTIAQNEASCVVFGMPREAINMGGVSEVVDLSQVSQQMLAKISAGQAIRI; from the coding sequence ATGAGTAAAATCAGAGTGTTGTCAGTAGATGATTCGGCGCTGATGCGTCAGATCATGACCGAAATTATCAACAGCCACAGCGATATGGAGATGGTGGCGACGGCGCCGGACCCCCTGGTTGCCCGCGATCTGATTAAGCAGTTCAATCCGGATGTATTAACGCTGGATGTCGAGATGCCGCGTATGGATGGCCTCGATTTCCTGGAAAAACTGATGCGCCTGCGCCCGATGCCAGTGGTGATGGTTTCATCGCTGACGGGTAAAGGCTCGGAAGTGACCCTGCGCGCGCTGGAGCTCGGCGCCGTGGATTTCGTCACCAAGCCGCAGCTCGGTATTCGCGAAGGCATGCTGGCCTACAGCGAGCTGATTGCCGATAAAGTGCGTACCGCCTCGCGCGCGCGGATCTCCGCCCGTCTGCCGGATGTGGTGCCGAAGACGCTGAAAGCGGGCCCGCTGCTGAGCTCGGAAAAACTGATTGCCATCGGCGCCTCCACCGGCGGCACCGAAGCGATTCGCCATGTGCTCCAGCCGCTGCCGCTTTCAAGCCCGGCGGTGTTGATTACCCAGCACATGCCGCCTGGATTTACCCGTTCATTCGCCGAGCGTCTGAACAAGCTGTGCCAGATTAGCGTGAAAGAAGCCGAAGACGGCGAACGCGTGCTGCCGGGCCATGCTTATATCGCCCCGGGCGATAAGCATATGGAGCTCGCACGCAGCGGCGCGAACTATCAGATTAAGATCCACGACGGACCGCCGGTGAACCGGCACCGTCCGGCCGTGGATGTGTTGTTTCACTCCGTCGCCAAACATGCGGGGCGCAACGCGGTGGGCGTGATCCTCACCGGGATGGGCAACGATGGCGCGGTGGGAATGCTGGCGATGCACCAGGCGGGCGCCTGGACCATTGCCCAAAACGAAGCGAGTTGTGTGGTGTTCGGCATGCCGCGTGAGGCCATCAACATGGGTGGCGTCAGCGAAGTCGTCGATCTAAGCCAGGTCAGCCAGCAGATGCTGGCGAAAATCAGTGCCGGACAGGCAATACGTATTTAA
- the cheZ gene encoding protein phosphatase CheZ: MTASIKPTDEHSTGDIIVRIGSLTRMLRDSLRELGLDQAIAEAAEAIPDARDRLDYVVQMTAQAAERALNCVEASQPHQNKMENDAKALSGRWDEWFANPIELSDARELVTDTRQYLAEVPDHTSFTNAQLLEIMMAQDFQDLTGQVIKRMMDVIQEIERQLLMVLLENMPEPNARAKRPNDSLLNGPQLDATAAGVVASQDQVDDLLDSLGF; encoded by the coding sequence ATGACGGCATCGATAAAACCGACTGACGAGCATTCGACTGGCGACATTATTGTCCGTATCGGCAGTCTTACCCGCATGCTGCGCGACAGCCTGCGTGAGCTGGGGCTCGATCAGGCGATTGCAGAAGCGGCGGAAGCAATCCCGGACGCGCGCGACCGTCTGGACTATGTGGTACAGATGACAGCGCAGGCCGCCGAACGCGCCCTGAACTGCGTCGAGGCTTCACAGCCTCACCAGAACAAGATGGAAAACGACGCGAAAGCGCTGAGCGGCCGCTGGGACGAGTGGTTTGCGAACCCCATCGAACTGAGCGACGCGCGTGAGCTGGTGACCGACACCCGCCAGTATCTGGCAGAAGTCCCGGATCACACCAGCTTCACCAACGCCCAGCTTCTGGAAATCATGATGGCACAGGATTTCCAGGATCTGACCGGTCAGGTGATTAAGCGCATGATGGATGTTATCCAGGAGATTGAGCGCCAGCTTCTGATGGTGCTGCTGGAGAACATGCCGGAGCCGAACGCGCGCGCCAAGCGCCCGAACGACAGCCTGCTCAATGGCCCGCAGCTGGACGCCACCGCCGCAGGCGTCGTGGCAAGCCAGGATCAGGTCGACGACCTGCTCGACAGCCTCGGGTTCTGA
- the flhB gene encoding flagellar biosynthesis protein FlhB, producing MSDDSDDKTEAPTPHRLEKAREEGQIPRSRELTSMLMLLVGVAVLWVGGSLLARQLAAMLAHGLHFDHSIINDPKLVVGQISFLIKQSLMALVPLIMGLVIVAMFAPMLLGGLLFNTKAVAFKFNKLNPLPGIKRIFSSQSLAELLKAIMKSALVGVVAGCFLWYNWPDMMRLISESPVAAMRDSMNLVALCCVLIVMGLVPMVGFDVFWQIVSHTKKLRMSRQDIRDEFKNQEGDPHVKGRIRQQQREAARRRMMADVPKADVIVNNPTHYSVALQYDENKMNAPKVVAKGAGLVALRIREIGNEHRIPMLEAPPLARALYRHAEIGQQIPGQLYAAVAEVLAWVWQLKRWRLAGGLIPKKPENLPVPEALDFMNEKDTDG from the coding sequence GTGTCAGACGATAGCGACGACAAAACAGAAGCCCCCACACCCCACCGACTAGAAAAAGCGCGTGAGGAAGGGCAAATCCCCCGATCGCGAGAGTTGACCTCCATGCTGATGCTGCTGGTCGGCGTCGCGGTGTTGTGGGTTGGCGGATCGCTCCTGGCGCGCCAGCTGGCGGCGATGCTCGCGCACGGTCTGCATTTCGATCACAGCATTATTAACGACCCTAAGCTCGTCGTCGGCCAGATTAGCTTTCTGATTAAGCAGTCGCTGATGGCGCTGGTGCCGCTGATTATGGGCCTGGTGATTGTCGCGATGTTCGCGCCAATGCTGCTCGGCGGCCTGCTGTTCAATACCAAAGCCGTGGCGTTTAAGTTCAACAAGCTGAACCCGCTGCCCGGCATCAAACGTATTTTTTCATCGCAATCGCTGGCGGAATTGCTGAAAGCGATAATGAAATCAGCGCTGGTTGGCGTCGTGGCCGGGTGTTTCCTCTGGTACAACTGGCCGGACATGATGCGCCTTATCAGCGAATCGCCTGTCGCGGCCATGCGCGACTCTATGAATCTGGTGGCGCTGTGCTGCGTGCTGATTGTCATGGGCCTGGTGCCGATGGTCGGCTTCGACGTGTTCTGGCAGATAGTCAGCCACACCAAAAAATTACGCATGTCGCGCCAGGATATTCGCGACGAATTTAAGAACCAGGAAGGCGACCCGCACGTGAAAGGGCGCATTCGTCAGCAGCAGCGCGAAGCGGCCCGTCGTCGCATGATGGCGGACGTGCCGAAAGCCGACGTTATCGTCAACAACCCGACCCACTATTCGGTGGCGTTGCAGTATGACGAGAACAAGATGAACGCCCCGAAAGTGGTGGCCAAAGGCGCAGGGCTGGTCGCGCTGCGTATACGTGAAATCGGCAATGAACATCGCATTCCGATGCTGGAAGCGCCGCCGCTGGCGCGTGCGTTATACCGGCATGCGGAAATTGGTCAGCAGATCCCAGGGCAGCTTTATGCCGCCGTGGCGGAAGTACTGGCATGGGTATGGCAACTCAAGCGCTGGCGTCTCGCTGGCGGTTTGATTCCGAAGAAACCTGAAAACCTTCCGGTGCCTGAGGCGCTGGATTTTATGAACGAGAAGGACACTGATGGCTAA